A window of Tautonia plasticadhaerens contains these coding sequences:
- a CDS encoding DUF1501 domain-containing protein yields MPSSDRVSPAGRLLLDRRHFLSRSATALGSIALASLLRRDGLLAADSPSIDPARPFAPRPPHFPAKAKNVVVIFCAGAVSQLETWDYKPELIKHDGRPLEDGPAVTFQGPAGDLARPQYRFRPRGQSGKMVSDLIPHLAGLTDEIAFVHSLTSASNTHGPAENFLSTGSVLDGFPSLGAWAGFALGSESQDLPAFVAIPDPRGVPQAGSNNWGPGFLPAVYQGTPLDASGPVRHLTPPDGVRTSDDDAARELLRRMNRRHLQRHPGDEKLAARIASYELAARMQLSLPETGDLSDEPGHVLRHYGADDASNPLKAAFARNCILARRLIERGVRFVQLFNGAYASGGELNWDGHDRLKEQYDRHAAILDQPAAALIRDLKQRGLLQETLVVWCTEFGRMPMFQKGSRGRDHNPDGFTCWLAGAGVRPGASHGITDELGRKAVGDVTTLYDFNATILHLLGLDHEALTFEHNGVQRRLTNVEGHVIREVIL; encoded by the coding sequence GGCGGCATTTCCTCTCCCGGTCGGCCACGGCGTTGGGCTCGATCGCGCTGGCCAGCCTGCTCCGCCGCGACGGACTCCTCGCCGCCGACAGCCCGAGCATCGATCCGGCCCGGCCGTTCGCCCCGAGGCCGCCGCACTTCCCGGCGAAGGCGAAAAACGTCGTCGTCATCTTCTGCGCGGGCGCCGTGAGTCAGCTCGAGACCTGGGACTACAAGCCGGAATTGATCAAGCACGACGGCCGGCCGCTGGAGGACGGGCCGGCGGTGACGTTCCAGGGCCCCGCGGGCGACCTGGCCCGGCCCCAGTATCGGTTCCGCCCGAGGGGGCAGTCGGGCAAGATGGTCTCCGACCTGATCCCGCACCTCGCCGGGCTGACTGACGAGATCGCCTTCGTGCATTCGCTGACCAGCGCGAGCAACACGCACGGGCCGGCCGAGAACTTCCTCTCGACCGGCTCGGTGCTCGACGGCTTCCCGAGCCTCGGCGCCTGGGCCGGCTTCGCGCTCGGCAGCGAGAGCCAGGACCTGCCGGCCTTCGTCGCCATCCCCGACCCCCGGGGCGTTCCGCAGGCCGGTTCGAACAATTGGGGTCCGGGCTTCCTGCCGGCCGTGTACCAGGGGACGCCACTCGACGCGTCCGGCCCGGTACGCCACCTCACTCCTCCCGATGGGGTGCGGACCTCGGACGACGACGCCGCCCGGGAGCTGCTGCGACGGATGAACCGGCGACACCTCCAGCGGCATCCGGGCGACGAGAAGCTCGCGGCCCGCATCGCGAGTTACGAGCTCGCCGCCCGGATGCAACTTAGCCTGCCGGAGACCGGCGACCTCTCCGACGAGCCCGGCCACGTGCTGAGGCACTACGGCGCCGACGACGCGTCCAACCCGCTCAAGGCCGCGTTCGCCCGCAACTGCATCCTGGCCCGCCGGCTCATCGAACGCGGGGTGCGATTCGTCCAGCTGTTCAACGGCGCCTACGCGAGCGGCGGTGAGTTGAATTGGGACGGGCATGACCGGCTCAAGGAGCAGTACGACCGGCACGCGGCCATCCTCGACCAGCCCGCCGCGGCACTCATCCGCGACCTGAAGCAACGGGGGCTGCTCCAGGAGACGCTGGTCGTCTGGTGCACCGAATTCGGCCGAATGCCCATGTTCCAGAAAGGGTCGCGGGGCCGCGACCACAACCCCGACGGTTTCACCTGCTGGCTGGCTGGCGCCGGCGTCCGCCCGGGCGCCAGTCATGGAATCACCGACGAACTCGGCAGGAAGGCGGTGGGAGACGTCACCACCCTCTACGACTTCAACGCCACCATCCTTCACCTCCTCGGCCTGGATCACGAGGCGTTGACGTTCGAGCATAACGGCGTGCAACGCCGCCTGACGAATGTGGAAGGCCACGTGATCAGGGAGGTGATCCTTTGA